A section of the Clostridium omnivorum genome encodes:
- a CDS encoding YhbD family protein, with product MDEELISKKDLLDYANISYGQLYRWKRKSLIPDDWFIRKSTFTGQETFFPKNKILERIDKIKNMKDDLSLDDIADMFSPQLADVLLSKDELKLRNIVSQMALEIYEGIHGETKVFSFEKILYISLLESCLSSGEVSLEEGKNILNTIEKNYKKFEARDCEIILFRKFGISICIITLYPYELVIEDAAKLVININVGKAIEELKLKI from the coding sequence ATGGATGAAGAGCTAATATCAAAAAAAGATTTACTAGATTATGCGAATATATCTTATGGACAGTTATATAGATGGAAGAGGAAAAGCCTTATACCTGATGATTGGTTTATAAGAAAATCTACATTTACAGGTCAGGAAACTTTTTTTCCTAAAAATAAAATTCTAGAGAGAATAGATAAAATTAAAAATATGAAGGATGACCTGTCCTTAGATGATATTGCAGATATGTTCTCTCCGCAACTAGCTGATGTGCTTCTAAGCAAAGATGAGTTAAAATTGAGGAACATTGTTTCGCAAATGGCTCTAGAAATTTATGAAGGTATTCATGGTGAAACAAAGGTATTTTCTTTTGAAAAGATTTTATACATAAGTCTTTTGGAAAGTTGTTTGAGTTCAGGAGAAGTAAGTCTAGAGGAAGGTAAAAATATTTTAAATACAATAGAAAAGAACTATAAAAAATTCGAAGCTAGAGATTGTGAAATAATTCTATTTAGGAAGTTTGGTATTTCTATATGTATTATTACTTTATATCCTTATGAGTTAGTCATAGAAGATGCAGCAAAGCTAGTCATTAACATTAATGTAGGAAAAGCAATCGAAGAATTAAAGCTAAAGATATAA
- a CDS encoding LysE family translocator — MLELINILKAIIFGFATGLVISVPLGPAGIESVKRTISMGYRVGFVVSLGAISADLAYLLLINAGLSNLLAANKRTEALFWIVAGIILTIIGYVSYKNKKGHKNSALNFFKNGSLGSMPFLTGFLITFTNPMTPSLWLTLSGTVIRAWYYVDLFSYYAFIFSILVGMIAWFALLNYFALKGKQILKPSSNKVSFLFEYINLIIGIGFIIFGLFRLVI, encoded by the coding sequence ATGCTAGAATTAATAAATATTTTAAAAGCTATTATATTTGGTTTTGCAACTGGTTTGGTAATATCTGTGCCACTTGGTCCAGCTGGAATTGAATCAGTAAAAAGAACTATTTCAATGGGCTATAGGGTGGGTTTTGTGGTATCACTGGGTGCTATAAGTGCTGATTTGGCTTATTTATTATTAATTAATGCAGGTCTTTCCAACTTGCTTGCAGCTAATAAAAGAACTGAAGCACTATTTTGGATTGTAGCTGGTATAATACTCACAATTATTGGATATGTTTCATATAAGAATAAAAAAGGTCATAAAAATTCTGCCCTTAACTTTTTTAAAAATGGTTCCTTAGGCTCTATGCCTTTTTTAACTGGTTTTTTAATTACTTTTACAAATCCAATGACTCCATCGCTTTGGCTAACTTTAAGCGGTACTGTTATCAGAGCTTGGTACTATGTTGATCTTTTTTCCTACTATGCCTTTATTTTTTCAATTTTAGTAGGTATGATTGCTTGGTTTGCACTGCTTAATTATTTTGCACTTAAAGGAAAACAAATACTTAAGCCTTCTTCAAATAAAGTTTCTTTTTTATTTGAGTACATAAATTTGATTATAGGTATCGGTTTTATTATATTTGGATTATTTAGACTTGTTATTTAA
- a CDS encoding cation diffusion facilitator family transporter has product MGKHQAALLSIFSNSILIIFKLIAGIFMGSISVISEALHSGIDLLASIIAFFSIREASKVPDDEHPFGHGKYENVSGFVEAILIFLAAILIIFEAVKKILHGATIENTGAGILVMLVATLANFIISMLLLKIAKKTDSIALEADGMHLLTDVFTSMGVLVGLVLVRFTGLKIIDPIAALLVAILIIKTSIDMTKKSIVDLVDSKLPEEEVNRIVDIISTYPQVKTYHKLRTRKSGQRREVDIHLKLDDSTSLTEAHSLCNAVEQDIKALFPECYVLIHIEPYNNLNYSEV; this is encoded by the coding sequence ATGGGTAAACATCAAGCGGCTTTATTGTCTATTTTTTCAAATTCTATACTCATTATATTTAAATTAATAGCCGGTATATTCATGGGTTCTATCAGTGTTATTTCTGAGGCCCTCCATTCTGGTATAGATTTATTAGCAAGCATTATAGCCTTTTTCTCAATCAGAGAAGCTTCGAAGGTTCCTGATGATGAACATCCCTTTGGCCACGGAAAATATGAAAACGTATCAGGTTTTGTTGAAGCGATTTTAATCTTTTTAGCAGCTATATTAATTATTTTCGAAGCTGTAAAAAAGATATTACATGGAGCTACTATTGAAAATACAGGTGCAGGTATTTTAGTAATGCTTGTTGCCACCTTAGCAAATTTTATTATATCAATGCTTCTTTTAAAAATAGCAAAGAAGACCGATTCAATAGCTCTTGAGGCAGACGGAATGCACCTTTTAACAGATGTTTTTACTTCCATGGGAGTACTTGTAGGTTTAGTTTTAGTTAGATTTACAGGATTAAAAATAATAGATCCAATAGCTGCTTTACTTGTAGCTATTCTAATAATAAAGACTTCAATAGACATGACTAAAAAGTCCATTGTTGACTTAGTAGATAGCAAACTTCCCGAGGAAGAAGTTAATAGAATAGTAGATATAATAAGCACTTATCCTCAAGTAAAAACCTATCACAAATTAAGAACTAGAAAAAGCGGACAAAGAAGAGAAGTTGATATTCATCTTAAGTTAGACGACTCCACCTCACTAACCGAGGCACACAGTCTCTGCAATGCTGTTGAACAAGATATCAAAGCTCTTTTCCCTGAATGCTATGTGCTCATACATATTGAGCCCTATAACAATTTAAACTATTCAGAAGTATAA
- a CDS encoding DUF951 domain-containing protein, with product MPRVLYLGDIVEMKKVHPCGSKDWEIVRLGADIKIKCCGCGRIVMLERSKFEKDIKKIVKQNIPTEE from the coding sequence GTGCCTAGAGTATTATATCTTGGAGATATTGTTGAAATGAAAAAAGTGCATCCTTGCGGCAGTAAGGACTGGGAAATTGTAAGACTTGGTGCAGATATAAAGATTAAATGCTGTGGATGCGGAAGAATAGTTATGCTTGAAAGAAGTAAGTTTGAAAAAGATATAAAAAAGATTGTAAAACAAAATATACCTACAGAAGAATAA
- the rpsF gene encoding 30S ribosomal protein S6 codes for MRKYETIFILHPSLDEEAVKANVEKFKGVIENGGGVVENVDNWGRRKLAYEISKVNEGYYTLINFNAESELPKELDRMFRISDSVIRHIIVKEEK; via the coding sequence ATGAGAAAGTATGAAACTATATTCATATTACACCCATCATTAGACGAAGAAGCTGTTAAGGCTAACGTTGAAAAGTTTAAAGGTGTAATTGAAAATGGTGGTGGAGTAGTTGAGAACGTTGATAACTGGGGCAGAAGAAAACTTGCCTACGAGATATCAAAGGTTAATGAAGGATACTACACACTAATCAACTTTAATGCTGAATCTGAATTACCTAAAGAACTAGACAGAATGTTCAGAATCTCTGATAGTGTTATAAGACACATTATAGTTAAAGAAGAAAAATAG
- a CDS encoding single-stranded DNA-binding protein, translated as MNKVVLIGRLTKDPELKFTPGTGTAVATFTLAVDRKFSKEGQREADFIPVVVWGKPAENTANYVGKGKLVAVSGRIQTRSYDAKDGSKRYVTEVVAEEVQFLEWGNMNGGNRPAAGNNANFPSSMDDNIFGDDMTPVDDGDIPF; from the coding sequence GTGAATAAAGTAGTTTTAATTGGTAGATTAACTAAGGATCCTGAACTGAAGTTTACTCCAGGAACCGGAACTGCTGTTGCCACCTTTACTTTGGCTGTTGATAGAAAGTTTTCTAAAGAAGGCCAAAGGGAAGCTGATTTTATTCCAGTTGTAGTTTGGGGTAAGCCAGCTGAAAATACTGCTAACTATGTTGGCAAGGGAAAGCTTGTTGCAGTTAGTGGTAGAATTCAAACTAGGTCTTATGATGCAAAAGACGGGAGCAAAAGGTACGTTACTGAAGTAGTTGCTGAAGAAGTTCAATTCCTTGAATGGGGAAATATGAATGGAGGAAATAGACCTGCTGCAGGAAACAATGCCAATTTTCCATCATCTATGGATGATAACATCTTTGGAGACGATATGACTCCAGTTGATGATGGAGATATACCATTCTAA
- a CDS encoding MazG-like family protein produces MKREEFNIMSNVKVIEQLKAQLLVTIGEFFQLLTRGSNVAQEAILDCISGAIIILYILAEKLGYSFLEVDENTKKSLKVGIIAEDEIEKNGRHLSRLYNHLKERN; encoded by the coding sequence ATGAAGAGAGAAGAATTTAACATAATGTCTAATGTAAAGGTTATAGAGCAGTTAAAGGCGCAGCTCCTTGTTACAATAGGTGAGTTCTTTCAATTATTAACAAGAGGTAGTAATGTTGCACAGGAAGCAATTTTAGATTGCATTTCCGGGGCAATAATAATATTATATATACTTGCAGAAAAATTAGGCTATTCCTTTCTTGAAGTTGATGAAAATACGAAAAAAAGTTTAAAAGTGGGCATAATTGCAGAAGATGAGATTGAGAAAAATGGGAGGCATCTAAGCAGATTATATAATCACCTTAAAGAGAGAAATTAA
- a CDS encoding polymer-forming cytoskeletal protein, with protein sequence MENIQRQNLKISGSGSAGGGLYDEVKISGSGKINGDVDCNEFHISGSGRLEGNLKCEDFKTSGSSKVVGDIVGGEVKVSGSSNIDGNVNVKIFGVSGSAHVEKDLKARELRVSGSSNINGNVNADSVEISGSISVKGDCESESFSARGGFNIGGLLNAGNIDIRVGGKCTAKEIGGETIKVRESNDGLFALNKVFKALFLGHCGCLNTDVIEGDDIYIEYTNAKIVRGNRVVVGKGCVIETVEYKENLNIEGDGKVNNQVRL encoded by the coding sequence ATGGAAAATATTCAAAGACAAAATTTAAAGATATCTGGTTCAGGTTCAGCTGGCGGAGGATTATATGATGAGGTAAAGATAAGTGGATCTGGAAAAATAAATGGAGATGTGGACTGCAATGAATTTCATATAAGCGGATCAGGTAGATTAGAAGGAAACTTAAAGTGTGAAGATTTTAAAACAAGTGGATCATCAAAGGTTGTTGGAGATATAGTTGGCGGTGAAGTTAAAGTAAGTGGATCATCAAATATTGATGGAAATGTAAATGTAAAGATCTTTGGGGTATCTGGTTCGGCTCATGTTGAGAAGGACTTAAAAGCTAGAGAGTTAAGAGTATCAGGCTCTTCTAATATAAATGGAAATGTAAATGCGGATAGCGTAGAAATATCAGGAAGTATATCTGTTAAAGGTGACTGTGAGTCAGAGTCCTTTAGTGCAAGGGGTGGTTTTAATATTGGTGGACTTCTTAATGCTGGAAATATCGATATAAGAGTTGGAGGAAAATGTACTGCTAAAGAGATAGGCGGAGAAACTATAAAGGTAAGAGAATCAAATGATGGGTTATTTGCTCTAAATAAGGTTTTTAAAGCATTATTCTTGGGGCATTGCGGATGTTTAAATACTGATGTTATTGAAGGCGATGACATATATATAGAATATACTAATGCTAAGATAGTAAGGGGTAATAGGGTAGTTGTAGGAAAGGGCTGTGTAATAGAGACAGTTGAATACAAAGAGAACTTGAATATTGAAGGTGACGGAAAGGTAAATAACCAAGTTAGATTGTAA
- a CDS encoding ABC transporter permease codes for MNIKNILRVFRARFKISMKIYFRYPVNFIMTLFDPLIWLTPFYFMSKSFSNGGRLIGFEKYSGNSDYMSFLVIGYMISSYISTVFWVMGFSMKEEMRQGVLESNWSAPVNRIVLMISKSLFQFCATTFEIILTGVVCYFAFGFRITNGMLMAIAFLIPGIIGMLGLGMAIGALVLLAKEANGIIDIANSLISAFSGGYFPVKVMPRGFFFISMAIPLTYIYDSSRAILINQTSLLPLKNEFLIIIIAMFGFCIIGNWIFMRVERKCRELGILGTH; via the coding sequence ATGAATATAAAAAATATTTTAAGGGTTTTTAGGGCAAGATTTAAAATAAGCATGAAAATATATTTTAGATATCCTGTGAATTTTATAATGACACTGTTTGATCCTTTGATATGGCTTACTCCTTTTTACTTTATGAGTAAAAGCTTCTCCAACGGAGGGAGACTAATTGGCTTTGAAAAATATTCTGGCAACTCAGACTACATGAGCTTTTTAGTTATAGGATATATGATATCTTCTTATATTTCTACAGTGTTCTGGGTAATGGGGTTTTCTATGAAGGAAGAGATGAGACAGGGGGTATTGGAGTCAAATTGGAGTGCTCCAGTAAATAGGATAGTACTTATGATAAGTAAAAGCTTATTTCAATTTTGTGCCACTACCTTCGAAATAATTCTAACCGGAGTTGTATGTTACTTTGCCTTTGGCTTTAGGATAACTAATGGAATGCTTATGGCTATAGCCTTTCTTATACCAGGAATAATAGGAATGCTGGGACTTGGAATGGCTATAGGAGCTTTAGTACTTTTGGCTAAAGAAGCTAATGGAATAATAGATATAGCAAATTCTCTAATATCAGCTTTTTCGGGGGGGTATTTTCCGGTAAAAGTAATGCCAAGAGGGTTCTTCTTTATATCAATGGCAATTCCGCTTACCTATATTTATGATAGCAGCAGAGCTATATTAATAAATCAAACTTCCTTGTTACCACTAAAAAATGAGTTTTTAATTATAATAATTGCAATGTTTGGCTTTTGTATTATTGGAAATTGGATATTTATGAGGGTAGAAAGGAAATGTAGAGAACTTGGAATATTAGGAACACATTAA
- a CDS encoding YybS family protein: MQNRVYNTKAIVEAGLISGIIVILMLITGYVPVISVVGTLMLPVPVTLLYIRHGYKVAITAIVVSTVLTAMMFNPVTALLSALSFGLIGITLGYCIKKETKASTTILLLSLVSLVVSVLTIVLTIALIQKTTFTSFITKSINDMNTAMKMSSDMLKDMYKNIGMTQDQLKQLDMLTSMFSVENIMRLLGAGFIIQAFMSAYVNYVFSKAILKRFKYEMKPMTSFSRLYLDSRVGVIILLPVLIGIILMKKSIPAGEYIFYSATYIMQLVFLIIGMSVVVYFLKNKFNLQRPIIILIIVFTALNPVFSQIFFYVGLIDMLMDFRKINPNRIFGI, encoded by the coding sequence ATGCAGAATAGAGTTTACAACACAAAAGCAATTGTAGAGGCAGGTTTAATTTCTGGTATCATCGTAATATTAATGCTTATTACAGGGTATGTTCCAGTTATCTCTGTGGTTGGAACATTAATGCTTCCGGTACCTGTTACTTTACTTTATATCCGTCATGGATATAAAGTTGCTATAACAGCCATAGTAGTAAGTACAGTATTAACAGCTATGATGTTTAATCCAGTTACGGCGCTTTTATCAGCCCTGTCATTTGGATTAATCGGAATTACTCTTGGATATTGTATTAAAAAAGAAACTAAAGCTTCAACTACTATACTATTGTTAAGTTTGGTTTCTTTAGTAGTTTCTGTATTAACTATAGTATTAACTATAGCACTTATACAAAAAACTACTTTTACTTCATTTATTACTAAAAGCATAAATGATATGAATACTGCTATGAAAATGTCCAGTGATATGCTTAAAGATATGTATAAGAATATTGGAATGACACAGGACCAGCTAAAGCAGCTTGATATGTTAACTTCAATGTTTTCTGTTGAAAATATAATGAGGCTTCTAGGGGCAGGATTTATAATTCAAGCATTTATGTCTGCTTATGTTAACTATGTGTTTTCAAAGGCTATATTAAAAAGATTCAAATATGAAATGAAGCCTATGACATCATTTTCAAGGTTATATTTAGACAGCAGAGTTGGTGTTATAATATTGCTGCCGGTTTTAATAGGAATCATTCTTATGAAAAAGAGTATTCCTGCAGGTGAGTATATATTTTATTCAGCAACATATATTATGCAACTTGTATTTCTCATAATAGGGATGTCTGTTGTAGTATATTTCTTAAAAAATAAATTTAATCTTCAAAGACCTATTATTATTTTAATAATAGTTTTTACAGCCCTTAATCCTGTTTTTTCACAAATATTCTTTTATGTAGGATTAATTGACATGCTTATGGATTTTAGAAAAATAAACCCAAATAGGATTTTCGGAATTTAA
- a CDS encoding mechanosensitive ion channel family protein — translation MGNFFTLNVDASKGGISIGSFNLTTEQITYAITKLIRIAGIIILMYLFVKVGSSIIHKFMKGQRQSNLKFTLNEKRSKTLEALLKSMLRYTVYFFGIVGILTQIFGAISLTFAGIGGVAIGFGAQSLVKDIINGIFILFEDQYAVGDYINIDDKAGIVESIELRVTKIKDFNGDLHIIPNGLITKVTNHSRGDIRVLVEVEIPYEEDIDKVSEILNGVCEKFKDNNENMVEGPKVAGVSSLKENSITLRVVGKAKPMTQWDCEMDLRKEIRKALNKEKIRIPYQMTKILKEE, via the coding sequence ATGGGAAATTTTTTTACACTAAATGTTGATGCAAGCAAAGGTGGAATAAGTATAGGCAGCTTTAATCTAACTACAGAGCAAATCACCTATGCCATAACAAAGCTTATAAGAATTGCTGGAATAATTATTCTAATGTATTTATTTGTTAAAGTGGGAAGCAGCATAATACATAAGTTTATGAAAGGACAAAGACAAAGTAATTTGAAGTTTACCTTGAATGAGAAGAGAAGCAAAACCTTAGAAGCTCTTTTAAAGAGTATGCTTAGGTATACAGTATACTTCTTTGGAATAGTTGGTATACTAACTCAGATTTTTGGAGCTATAAGTTTAACCTTTGCAGGAATTGGTGGTGTTGCAATAGGTTTTGGTGCACAGAGTCTTGTTAAGGATATTATAAATGGAATTTTTATTTTGTTTGAAGATCAATATGCAGTTGGGGATTATATAAATATTGATGATAAAGCTGGTATTGTAGAAAGTATAGAGCTTAGAGTAACAAAAATTAAGGATTTTAATGGAGACCTTCATATAATACCAAATGGACTTATAACAAAGGTTACAAATCACTCAAGAGGGGATATAAGGGTATTAGTAGAGGTGGAAATCCCTTATGAAGAGGATATAGATAAAGTGAGTGAAATACTTAATGGTGTATGTGAAAAGTTCAAAGATAATAATGAAAATATGGTAGAAGGACCAAAGGTTGCTGGAGTATCTTCTCTAAAAGAAAATAGCATAACATTAAGGGTCGTAGGAAAGGCAAAGCCAATGACTCAATGGGATTGTGAGATGGATCTTAGAAAAGAAATAAGAAAAGCACTTAATAAAGAAAAAATTCGAATACCGTATCAAATGACAAAAATATTAAAGGAGGAATAA
- a CDS encoding DUF3343 domain-containing protein — translation MDNYYLITFENTHSAMNAETILKQNSIKNIVMPTPTYITKSCGISLKFDKADLPTVAKLIKDESIKIKVVYLKEGSEFKAVEL, via the coding sequence ATGGACAATTATTATTTAATAACTTTTGAAAATACACATAGTGCAATGAATGCAGAGACAATTTTAAAACAAAACAGCATTAAAAATATAGTTATGCCTACACCAACATATATTACTAAGAGCTGTGGTATTAGCCTTAAGTTCGATAAGGCTGATTTACCTACGGTAGCAAAGCTAATAAAAGATGAGAGCATAAAAATAAAGGTAGTATATTTAAAGGAAGGTTCAGAGTTTAAGGCTGTAGAACTATAA
- a CDS encoding ABC transporter ATP-binding protein, with amino-acid sequence MEKAVEVKDIRKSFITRKKKLLRTIEKKEFKAVDGISFDIFKGEIFGLLGPNGAGKTTTIKMITGLLRPTSGKITVMGKDVDKKPMEALSNIGTVLAGDRSVYWKLTARENLEYFASLYGCSKKEGKKRAEDIINRLELSDKADVLVEKFSTGMKQKVALGKALIPNAPVVLLDEPTLGLDPQSALNLREIILDIKREGRTVLLTTHYMEEADFLCDRIAIVDGGKVIALDTPENLKKSLNEVKCIKIEVNKAEDKLINELKDIPKIEKVKSDYDSEKRNYTLTIHHTNGDTIIQKIIDIISKNKSQILNINVLEPSLEDVFIHLTGKSLRE; translated from the coding sequence TTGGAAAAGGCAGTAGAGGTTAAAGATATTAGAAAGTCTTTCATTACTAGAAAGAAAAAACTTTTAAGGACTATAGAAAAGAAAGAATTCAAAGCTGTTGATGGTATAAGTTTTGATATATTTAAGGGTGAAATATTTGGGCTTCTAGGTCCTAATGGGGCAGGAAAAACTACTACAATTAAGATGATTACGGGACTTTTGAGACCAACCAGCGGAAAAATAACAGTAATGGGCAAAGATGTAGATAAAAAACCAATGGAAGCTCTCTCAAATATAGGAACAGTACTGGCAGGGGATAGAAGCGTGTACTGGAAACTTACTGCAAGAGAAAACTTAGAGTACTTTGCATCTCTATACGGCTGCAGTAAAAAAGAAGGAAAGAAACGGGCTGAGGATATAATTAATAGGCTTGAGTTATCCGATAAAGCAGATGTATTAGTAGAAAAGTTTTCTACTGGAATGAAGCAAAAGGTGGCATTAGGTAAAGCGCTAATACCTAATGCTCCTGTAGTTTTGCTGGATGAGCCAACCTTAGGCTTAGACCCACAGTCAGCTCTCAACTTAAGGGAAATAATTCTAGACATAAAGAGAGAAGGGCGAACTGTGCTTTTAACTACTCACTATATGGAAGAAGCGGACTTCTTATGTGATAGGATTGCAATAGTAGATGGGGGAAAGGTCATAGCTCTAGATACTCCAGAAAACTTAAAGAAGAGTTTAAATGAAGTAAAATGCATAAAAATAGAGGTAAATAAGGCTGAAGATAAACTAATAAATGAATTAAAGGATATACCAAAAATAGAAAAGGTAAAAAGCGATTATGATTCTGAAAAGAGAAATTATACACTTACAATACATCACACCAATGGAGACACCATAATTCAAAAGATAATTGACATCATATCTAAAAATAAGTCCCAAATTTTAAATATTAATGTGCTGGAACCTTCACTTGAGGATGTTTTTATTCATCTAACAGGAAAGAGCTTAAGAGAGTAG
- the rpsR gene encoding 30S ribosomal protein S18, translating to MDRREDRKDGARRGGGKMRRTKKKVCAFCADKSAVIDYKDVSKLRKYVTERGKILPRRISGNCAKHQRELTDAIKRARNIALLPFTTE from the coding sequence ATGGATAGAAGAGAAGATAGAAAAGATGGAGCTAGAAGAGGCGGCGGAAAAATGAGAAGAACTAAGAAAAAAGTTTGTGCATTTTGCGCTGATAAATCTGCTGTTATAGATTATAAAGATGTAAGTAAACTAAGAAAGTATGTTACTGAAAGAGGAAAGATACTTCCAAGAAGAATTTCTGGTAACTGCGCTAAACACCAAAGAGAGCTTACAGATGCAATAAAGAGAGCAAGAAACATAGCTCTATTACCATTCACTACAGAATAG
- the yedF gene encoding sulfurtransferase-like selenium metabolism protein YedF, whose translation MSHLLDCKGLKCPQPVINTKKYFDSIESGEAQVIVDNEVAKNNIVKFSQSNGFENSVEERDGLYYINITKSSGCEVMELDNNNLVILVSSDKLGSGDDKLGAMLMKSYLYALSESNKLPTDILFLNSGVKLTVEGSDSLQSINKLKERGVNILSCGTCLDFYEIKDKLAIGEITNMYTIVETMNSATNTIKL comes from the coding sequence ATGAGTCATTTATTAGATTGCAAGGGATTAAAGTGCCCTCAACCAGTTATAAACACAAAGAAATACTTTGATTCTATAGAAAGTGGAGAGGCCCAAGTTATAGTTGACAATGAAGTAGCTAAAAATAACATTGTTAAGTTTTCTCAAAGCAATGGATTTGAAAATAGTGTAGAGGAAAGAGATGGGTTATATTATATAAACATTACTAAGTCCAGCGGCTGTGAAGTTATGGAGCTAGATAATAACAATCTTGTAATATTAGTTTCATCAGATAAATTAGGTTCAGGTGACGATAAGCTAGGGGCTATGCTTATGAAGAGTTATTTATATGCATTATCCGAAAGTAATAAGCTGCCAACAGATATATTATTTCTAAATTCAGGAGTTAAGCTTACTGTTGAAGGTTCAGATTCTTTACAAAGTATCAATAAGCTAAAGGAAAGAGGCGTTAATATACTTTCTTGTGGAACCTGTCTTGACTTTTATGAAATAAAAGATAAATTAGCAATAGGTGAAATTACAAATATGTATACAATAGTAGAGACGATGAACTCTGCTACTAATACAATAAAATTATAA
- a CDS encoding ABC transporter permease, with protein sequence MRRVRAIYAVAKKEFVQLVRYPTWIIQLIIWPLIFPLMYILSALSMVGPDGSGLKGFENITSSNSFVGFIVVGTMAWMWVNTTMWSFSTSLRDEQMRGTLESNWLCPINKFDLLIGSGMICIFQSIIITVISVIEYRFIYGVHFTGNAALWLLMFIIMLPGVYGFGSVFASLILWAKEANAAVNLARGLMMILCGITFPVSIMPHWMNVLAKGLPFTFGIEATRQIMVNGESLYEASNNILMCIIEGVIYLILGRLAFILIENKVKESGSLERF encoded by the coding sequence ATGAGAAGAGTAAGAGCAATATATGCTGTTGCAAAGAAAGAATTTGTCCAATTAGTAAGATACCCAACCTGGATTATACAGCTAATTATATGGCCGCTAATCTTTCCGCTAATGTATATTTTAAGTGCTTTAAGCATGGTGGGTCCTGATGGATCGGGACTTAAAGGGTTTGAGAACATTACAAGCAGTAATAGCTTTGTGGGTTTTATAGTTGTGGGAACTATGGCGTGGATGTGGGTGAATACTACAATGTGGAGTTTTAGTACTAGTCTTAGAGATGAACAGATGAGGGGAACACTAGAGTCTAATTGGCTGTGTCCAATAAATAAATTTGATTTGCTTATCGGCAGCGGTATGATATGCATTTTTCAATCAATTATTATAACGGTAATATCTGTAATAGAATACAGGTTTATTTATGGAGTACATTTTACTGGTAATGCTGCATTATGGCTGCTTATGTTCATTATAATGCTGCCAGGGGTTTATGGATTTGGTTCAGTGTTTGCAAGCTTAATATTATGGGCTAAGGAAGCAAATGCTGCTGTTAATTTGGCTAGAGGATTAATGATGATACTCTGCGGCATAACATTTCCTGTAAGTATAATGCCTCACTGGATGAATGTTTTAGCAAAAGGACTTCCATTTACTTTTGGAATTGAAGCAACAAGACAAATTATGGTCAATGGTGAAAGCCTATATGAAGCATCAAACAACATATTGATGTGCATTATTGAAGGGGTTATTTATTTGATACTAGGCAGGCTAGCGTTTATTCTTATAGAAAACAAAGTAAAAGAATCTGGGTCGCTAGAAAGGTTTTAG